In Streptomyces nojiriensis, one genomic interval encodes:
- a CDS encoding DUF4239 domain-containing protein has protein sequence MSEWLVLAIAMALVCALVLAITAIRHRRAADDEDTSETPDVIEYMTMMVGVVYAIVLGLAIAGVWEARGAAEDSVRREAQALYEVTQRADVYPAAVRDRIRGEVDAYVSHTVAVDWPLLTAGDSASPEGAALLGKLRTDVTHQSPANELQAQAYQPLLDHIAAADDARHSRTQSSESTLPGVVWFGLLVGGLVTVGLIFTLQIRRSGRELLLAGLFSALIVFLLFMVWSFDAPYGREGIDSAAPFQDLFPATAPASVASR, from the coding sequence GTGTCCGAATGGCTGGTCCTGGCCATCGCCATGGCGCTCGTCTGCGCCCTCGTCCTCGCCATCACCGCGATCCGGCACCGCCGGGCAGCCGATGACGAGGACACCAGCGAAACCCCCGATGTCATCGAGTACATGACGATGATGGTGGGCGTGGTCTACGCGATCGTGCTGGGCCTGGCCATCGCGGGCGTCTGGGAGGCGCGCGGCGCCGCCGAGGACAGCGTGCGCCGTGAGGCCCAGGCCCTGTACGAGGTCACCCAGCGTGCCGACGTGTACCCGGCGGCCGTCCGCGACCGGATCCGGGGCGAGGTGGACGCGTACGTGTCCCACACCGTCGCCGTGGACTGGCCGCTGCTGACCGCCGGCGACAGCGCCTCCCCCGAGGGCGCGGCGCTGCTCGGCAAGCTGCGCACCGACGTCACGCACCAGAGCCCGGCCAACGAGCTCCAGGCGCAGGCCTACCAGCCGCTGCTGGACCACATCGCGGCGGCCGACGACGCGCGGCACTCGCGGACGCAGAGCTCCGAGTCCACGCTGCCGGGCGTGGTGTGGTTCGGGCTGCTGGTCGGCGGGCTGGTCACGGTCGGGCTGATCTTCACCCTGCAGATCCGGCGCTCCGGACGGGAGTTGCTGCTCGCCGGCCTGTTCAGCGCCCTGATCGTGTTCCTGCTCTTCATGGTGTGGAGCTTCGACGCGCCGTACGGGCGGGAGGGGATCGACTCGGCCGCACCGTTCCAGGACCTGTTCCCGGCCACGGCCCCGGCGTCCGTCGCCAGCCGCTGA
- a CDS encoding serine/threonine-protein kinase: MGTEGANARLIAGRYRLDAKLGRGGMGIVWRATDQLLGRNVAVKEVALDPALSEEEARHQRERTLREARAAAQLKHPHIIVVHDIVEDGELPYIVMELVEGGSLADRLSRTGPVDVAEAARIGIALVGALRTAHAAGVLHRDIKPANVLLETPGGRPVLTDFGIAQVSGATTLTTTGSFVGSPEYTAPERMSGRTPAGPEADLWSLGALLCAALSGASPFRRDSLGGILHAVVFDEIRPPEACGPLLPVVRGLLERDPAGRLDAERAEQMLRTCAETAAQYTPTQSAPVPQGPTRPGPAPVSAPTPVSAAAPAPGPGRAPGKRRPGAALIAGLLVAAIAGAGVSAALLMNDGEHGGQTSTSGAAGLPRTPTSAATGEKIDTVSPSSDDKPAPAGYRVVTDPEGFSLAVPLGFTRKVEGPRIFYMSPGEAFRIGIKVAEPESGGPLAVHQRAHAQGPGTNPGYRDAEVVATSQNGRQAALWRFTWDGFSTTEGPRHTRDLCWEEDGRLYDVWVSSPVRQGDEARGYFDTAVRTFVRTGG; encoded by the coding sequence ATGGGGACCGAGGGGGCGAACGCCCGTCTGATCGCAGGGCGCTACCGGCTGGACGCCAAGCTCGGACGCGGTGGCATGGGCATCGTGTGGCGCGCCACCGACCAGCTGCTCGGCCGGAACGTCGCCGTCAAGGAGGTCGCGCTCGACCCCGCGCTGTCCGAGGAAGAGGCCCGGCACCAGCGTGAGCGCACGCTCCGCGAGGCACGGGCGGCCGCGCAGCTCAAGCACCCCCACATCATCGTGGTGCACGACATCGTCGAGGACGGCGAACTGCCCTACATCGTCATGGAGCTGGTCGAGGGCGGTTCCCTCGCCGACCGGCTTTCGCGGACCGGTCCGGTGGACGTCGCCGAGGCGGCCCGGATCGGGATCGCGCTGGTCGGCGCGCTGCGCACGGCGCACGCTGCCGGGGTGCTGCACCGGGACATCAAGCCGGCGAACGTCCTGCTGGAGACGCCGGGCGGGCGGCCCGTGCTGACCGACTTCGGCATCGCGCAGGTGTCGGGCGCCACGACGCTGACCACCACCGGGTCCTTCGTCGGCTCCCCCGAGTACACCGCGCCCGAGCGGATGTCGGGGCGGACACCGGCGGGGCCCGAGGCCGATCTGTGGTCGCTGGGCGCCCTGCTGTGCGCGGCCCTCAGCGGCGCCTCGCCCTTCCGGCGGGACTCGCTCGGCGGGATCCTGCACGCGGTCGTCTTCGACGAGATCCGGCCGCCCGAGGCGTGCGGCCCGCTGCTGCCGGTGGTGCGGGGGCTGCTGGAGCGCGATCCGGCCGGGCGGCTCGACGCGGAGCGGGCCGAGCAGATGCTGCGGACCTGCGCGGAGACGGCGGCGCAGTACACGCCGACGCAGTCCGCTCCGGTCCCGCAGGGCCCGACGCGGCCCGGCCCGGCCCCGGTGTCCGCGCCGACGCCCGTATCGGCCGCCGCGCCCGCGCCCGGACCGGGACGCGCCCCCGGGAAGCGGCGTCCGGGCGCGGCGCTGATCGCCGGTCTGCTGGTGGCCGCGATCGCCGGTGCGGGCGTGTCCGCCGCGCTGCTCATGAACGACGGCGAGCACGGCGGACAGACGTCCACGAGCGGGGCGGCCGGCCTGCCGCGCACGCCCACCTCCGCCGCCACCGGCGAGAAGATCGACACGGTCTCCCCCTCGTCGGACGACAAGCCCGCACCCGCCGGCTACCGCGTCGTCACCGACCCGGAGGGCTTCTCGCTCGCCGTACCGCTCGGCTTCACCCGCAAGGTGGAAGGTCCGCGGATCTTCTACATGTCACCCGGTGAGGCCTTCCGCATCGGCATCAAGGTGGCCGAGCCCGAGTCGGGCGGCCCGCTCGCCGTCCATCAGCGCGCCCACGCCCAAGGGCCGGGCACCAACCCCGGTTACCGTGACGCCGAGGTCGTGGCCACCTCGCAGAACGGCCGGCAGGCCGCCCTGTGGCGCTTCACCTGGGACGGCTTCTCGACGACCGAGGGCCCCCGGCACACCCGCGACCTGTGCTGGGAGGAGGACGGCCGGCTGTACGACGTGTGGGTGTCCTCACCGGTCCGCCAGGGCGACGAGGCCCGGGGCTACTTCGACACCGCGGTGCGGACCTTCGTACGCACCGGGGGCTGA
- a CDS encoding helix-turn-helix domain-containing protein, whose product MRQRREELGLSQEDLAARLRISVRAYGNWERGLVKEWTDRKLLALAEALEMSERQCFWLFRVMVDRDPPPTWRAAEENRLPEDPAQRDYLCDYAALMESVPYPSFLVDHRWDVALTNSAFDQLFQSVRPHPTALPDDNFLRFVLFHPDAAAVLEDHEPAWCVPLLAQFATALAAVPEDEGLRSIRQEVARDPFMEAAYRYGVPHWLSTHGTDAAELDGAVRTVRHPDPRWGLVRCRMVAETSRRLGEMGLTRITLILSTPTGAPRGPVRSGGLKQQQGARLRAVPSPVE is encoded by the coding sequence TTGCGCCAGCGCCGCGAAGAGCTGGGCCTGAGCCAGGAAGACCTCGCCGCCCGGCTGCGCATCAGCGTGCGCGCGTACGGGAACTGGGAAAGAGGCCTGGTCAAGGAGTGGACGGACCGCAAACTCCTCGCCCTGGCCGAGGCCTTGGAGATGAGCGAGCGGCAGTGCTTCTGGCTGTTCCGCGTCATGGTCGACCGTGATCCGCCGCCCACGTGGCGGGCCGCCGAGGAGAACCGGCTGCCCGAGGACCCGGCGCAGCGCGACTACCTGTGCGACTACGCGGCCCTCATGGAGTCCGTGCCGTACCCGAGCTTCCTGGTGGACCACCGCTGGGACGTGGCCCTGACCAACTCGGCCTTCGACCAGCTCTTCCAGTCGGTCAGACCGCACCCGACGGCGCTGCCGGACGACAACTTCCTGCGCTTCGTGCTGTTCCACCCGGACGCGGCCGCCGTGCTGGAGGACCACGAACCGGCCTGGTGCGTACCGCTGCTGGCCCAGTTCGCGACCGCGCTGGCCGCAGTCCCCGAGGACGAGGGGCTGCGCAGCATCCGCCAGGAGGTGGCCCGTGACCCGTTCATGGAGGCGGCCTACCGGTACGGGGTGCCGCACTGGCTGAGCACGCACGGGACCGACGCCGCCGAGCTCGACGGGGCGGTGCGCACCGTGCGCCACCCCGACCCGCGGTGGGGTCTGGTGCGGTGCCGGATGGTGGCCGAGACCAGTCGCAGGCTCGGCGAGATGGGGCTGACCCGGATCACCCTGATCCTCTCGACGCCCACGGGCGCACCGAGGGGACCCGTCCGCAGCGGCGGCCTCAAGCAGCAGCAGGGCGCCAGGCTGCGCGCCGTGCCGTCGCCGGTGGAGTGA
- a CDS encoding toxin-antitoxin system, toxin component, whose product MSIGREQRRLCGELVAGIRLTAPVEPVDLYAALCEGMSRHRGRRVDFRIASFPPRTASGLWLDMADRDLVVIEERTAPDHQLVILGHELWHMKAGHCSHHVDGAAVAARLLADEADIGETVRRVAARTRADVQEETEAETFGLLLGSRCRNWLAGSASHRAPVQRDQLAGRIEASLGYRGHRNER is encoded by the coding sequence GTGAGCATAGGCAGAGAGCAGCGGCGGTTGTGCGGGGAGCTGGTGGCCGGCATCCGGCTGACCGCCCCCGTGGAACCCGTGGACCTCTACGCTGCCCTCTGCGAGGGCATGAGCAGACACCGCGGCCGTCGGGTGGACTTCCGGATAGCCTCGTTCCCCCCGCGGACGGCCAGCGGCCTGTGGCTCGACATGGCGGACCGCGATCTCGTCGTCATCGAGGAACGCACGGCGCCGGACCACCAGTTGGTGATCCTGGGTCACGAGCTGTGGCACATGAAGGCCGGCCACTGCAGCCACCACGTCGACGGCGCCGCCGTCGCCGCGCGGCTGCTGGCCGACGAGGCCGACATCGGCGAGACCGTCCGCCGCGTCGCCGCGCGCACGCGCGCCGACGTCCAGGAGGAGACCGAGGCCGAAACCTTCGGCTTACTGCTGGGTAGTCGGTGTCGGAACTGGCTCGCCGGGTCGGCGAGCCACCGCGCTCCGGTCCAGCGCGATCAATTGGCGGGCCGGATCGAGGCTTCGCTGGGCTACCGGGGGCACAGGAACGAGCGTTGA
- a CDS encoding MAB_1171c family putative transporter: MNGKDYYIPAAAMAVSLAFKLPALRHNWRDPLLRSVVALLTLAGAVFTFAAPPTIAAVNRWTGIVNVSAPLVYCLITAFSASCLILMVNWRGGPPEETRRVSRRWILGYSVVVLALIALFALGETPVERLRDFDTYYANTPYIGHMIALYLLAHFVAAVVMVVLCWRWSLQVRGWLRVGLVIIVIGYIFNLSYDATKMTAVVARWTGHDLDGLSTFAAPPLASLGALISAMGFVVPLVCQRLSDHWQTWATYRRLGPLWHEVQISAPSGTPSVQMAWWSAAELRVIQRESDIHDGFLHLGPYFDKGLRDGAYGSAVAAGADEETARAVAEAAMVAAAVRARSADPDGKIIGEDEETVLDAADGPRDLLRISDALRHSPVVQAVRREVTV; encoded by the coding sequence TTGAACGGCAAGGACTACTACATACCGGCAGCCGCGATGGCGGTCTCACTCGCCTTCAAGCTGCCGGCCCTGCGGCACAACTGGCGCGACCCGCTCCTGCGGTCGGTCGTCGCCCTGCTGACCCTGGCCGGGGCGGTGTTCACCTTCGCGGCGCCGCCCACCATCGCGGCGGTCAACCGCTGGACCGGCATCGTCAACGTCTCGGCCCCCCTGGTCTACTGCCTGATCACCGCGTTCAGTGCCTCCTGCCTGATCCTGATGGTCAACTGGCGGGGCGGCCCGCCCGAAGAGACCCGACGCGTCTCGCGCCGCTGGATCCTGGGCTACAGCGTGGTGGTCCTCGCCCTGATCGCGCTCTTCGCCCTCGGTGAGACCCCGGTGGAGCGGCTGCGCGACTTCGACACCTACTACGCGAACACGCCCTACATCGGCCACATGATCGCCCTCTACCTGCTGGCGCACTTCGTGGCCGCGGTGGTGATGGTGGTCCTGTGCTGGCGCTGGTCGCTCCAGGTCCGCGGCTGGCTGCGGGTCGGCCTGGTGATCATCGTCATCGGCTACATCTTCAACCTCTCCTACGACGCCACCAAGATGACCGCGGTCGTCGCCCGCTGGACCGGTCACGACCTGGACGGCCTCAGCACCTTCGCCGCTCCGCCGCTCGCCTCCCTCGGGGCGCTGATCAGCGCGATGGGCTTCGTGGTCCCGCTCGTCTGCCAGCGGCTGTCGGACCACTGGCAGACCTGGGCGACGTACCGCCGGCTCGGCCCGCTCTGGCACGAGGTGCAGATCTCCGCGCCCAGCGGCACGCCCTCCGTGCAGATGGCCTGGTGGTCCGCGGCCGAACTGCGGGTGATCCAGCGCGAGTCGGACATCCACGACGGCTTCCTGCACCTCGGGCCGTACTTCGACAAGGGCCTGCGCGACGGCGCCTACGGGAGCGCCGTCGCCGCGGGTGCCGACGAGGAGACGGCCCGCGCCGTCGCCGAGGCGGCCATGGTCGCGGCCGCCGTACGGGCCCGCTCCGCCGACCCCGACGGAAAGATCATCGGAGAGGACGAGGAGACCGTCCTCGACGCCGCCGACGGTCCGCGCGACCTGCTGCGCATCTCCGACGCGCTGCGGCACTCGCCGGTGGTGCAGGCGGTCCGGCGAGAGGTGACCGTGTAG
- a CDS encoding helix-turn-helix domain-containing protein, giving the protein MTDGFPAPVAVANAPMAATITRVAELAGKMGRDLNQVFDLRRLSEASGVPTDVVRTLLDGRPAGEPDLQTRFLQRLDLLRRTRVKPNGRRYTQQEIADGAGMSRQQAGALINGDRRPTMEHCDAIQRFFGVHAGFLTAHDADALTDALQRTEQQLLQDFAGRARETVPAAAASAGDPLARLLQNHGVRGIAWRAAQLPSDKHRDKVTEWLDMLLESVKPNES; this is encoded by the coding sequence GTGACAGACGGCTTCCCGGCTCCCGTCGCGGTGGCCAACGCACCCATGGCAGCCACCATCACGCGTGTCGCCGAACTCGCGGGCAAGATGGGCCGCGACCTGAACCAGGTCTTCGACCTGCGGCGGCTCTCCGAGGCCTCCGGCGTACCCACGGACGTCGTCAGGACCCTGCTCGACGGCAGGCCGGCCGGCGAACCCGATCTGCAGACCCGGTTCCTCCAGCGGCTCGACCTGCTCCGGCGGACCCGCGTCAAACCGAACGGCCGCCGCTACACGCAGCAGGAGATCGCCGACGGCGCCGGCATGTCCCGGCAGCAGGCCGGAGCACTGATCAACGGCGACCGGCGCCCCACCATGGAGCACTGCGACGCGATCCAGCGGTTCTTCGGGGTGCACGCCGGATTCCTCACGGCGCACGATGCCGACGCCCTCACCGACGCGCTCCAGCGGACCGAGCAGCAGCTGCTCCAGGACTTCGCGGGGCGGGCGCGGGAAACCGTACCGGCCGCGGCCGCTTCGGCGGGCGATCCACTGGCAAGACTCCTGCAGAACCACGGTGTACGGGGCATCGCCTGGCGCGCCGCCCAACTGCCCAGCGACAAGCACCGGGACAAGGTGACCGAATGGCTGGACATGCTCCTCGAAAGCGTCAAACCGAACGAATCCTGA
- a CDS encoding sensor histidine kinase: MSDSTPLPEPAGFPPVTVLAAIRRRPLRFLGSWWPWRCWAYLGSGFLIGYPVLLVLVLLLGFGVALAVVGIGLLLLLGAVVAGVPLGALERWRLRWVEPEPVPDPHTSLAGAGPAAWLRTRLRERATWREFAYATLLGPVFGAAGFAVVTLLAFALILVATPAIVWAIAPEPVMLIPGRPVSGPLEALGGTAVGLAGMVVAAYTGALLAAAQVKTARLLLGPRVEADRILELTRSRVRLVDAFEAERRRIERDLHDGAQQQLVALSMTLGLAELELRGIPQAAGAAALVARGRGEAKVALEQLRDLVRGIHPQVLTDHGLAAAVAEVALRHPVPVTVDLDVPRLAESVEITAYFTVTEALANAAKHSGASRVAVVGKVEGDRLTLTVTDDGRGGADPGAGAGLAGLADRVAMLKGRLVVSSPVGGPTRLRVEVPCSG; encoded by the coding sequence ATGTCCGACTCCACCCCCCTCCCCGAACCGGCCGGCTTCCCGCCGGTCACCGTCCTGGCCGCGATACGCCGCCGACCGCTGCGCTTCCTCGGCTCGTGGTGGCCCTGGCGGTGCTGGGCGTACCTGGGCAGCGGGTTCCTCATCGGCTATCCCGTACTGCTCGTCCTCGTCCTGCTCCTCGGGTTCGGAGTGGCGCTGGCGGTCGTCGGGATCGGGCTGCTGCTCCTGCTCGGCGCCGTCGTCGCCGGGGTGCCGCTGGGGGCGCTGGAGCGGTGGCGGCTGCGCTGGGTGGAGCCCGAGCCCGTGCCGGACCCGCACACCTCCCTCGCCGGGGCCGGGCCCGCGGCCTGGCTGCGGACCCGGCTGCGGGAGCGGGCCACCTGGCGGGAGTTCGCCTACGCCACCCTGCTCGGGCCGGTCTTCGGGGCGGCCGGGTTCGCCGTGGTCACGCTGCTGGCCTTCGCCCTGATCCTCGTCGCGACCCCGGCGATCGTGTGGGCCATCGCCCCGGAACCGGTGATGCTGATCCCCGGCCGGCCGGTCTCCGGGCCGCTGGAGGCCCTGGGCGGTACGGCCGTCGGACTGGCCGGGATGGTGGTGGCGGCGTACACGGGCGCCCTGCTCGCCGCCGCCCAGGTCAAGACCGCCCGTCTGCTGCTCGGACCGCGGGTGGAGGCCGACCGGATCCTGGAGCTCACCCGCTCCCGGGTCCGCCTGGTCGATGCCTTCGAAGCCGAACGCCGGCGCATCGAGCGGGACTTGCACGACGGCGCGCAGCAGCAGCTGGTCGCGCTCAGCATGACCCTGGGCCTGGCCGAGCTGGAGCTGCGCGGGATCCCGCAGGCGGCCGGGGCCGCCGCGCTGGTGGCCCGGGGCCGCGGTGAGGCCAAGGTCGCCCTGGAGCAACTGCGCGACCTCGTACGGGGTATCCACCCGCAGGTCCTCACCGACCACGGGCTCGCCGCGGCCGTCGCCGAGGTGGCCCTGCGCCATCCCGTACCGGTGACCGTGGACCTCGACGTGCCCCGGCTGGCCGAATCGGTGGAGATCACGGCGTACTTCACCGTCACCGAGGCGCTTGCCAACGCGGCCAAGCACAGCGGTGCCTCGCGGGTCGCCGTCGTCGGTAAGGTCGAGGGCGACCGGCTCACTCTCACCGTCACCGACGACGGCCGCGGCGGTGCCGATCCCGGCGCGGGAGCGGGCCTGGCAGGACTCGCGGACAGGGTGGCGATGTTGAAGGGCAGGCTGGTGGTGTCGAGTCCGGTGGGCGGACCGACCCGACTCCGCGTGGAGGTCCCGTGCTCCGGCTGA